The following coding sequences are from one uncultured Devosia sp. window:
- a CDS encoding ABC transporter permease, giving the protein MSTAHATANTGPTGNQSALMLILKLRTFIALIAVTLFFAFMAPNFVSVANAVIISKHVAINAILAIGMTYVILTGGIDLSVGSIVGLTGMVAGGLLLHGIPLPMFGVVLYPSVIEVILIALAVGTAIGAVNGFLITKLSVAPFIATLGTLYVARGAALLLSGGATFSNLVGKPELENQGYPIIGSGNLLGIPLSVIILVIMALIAAYVAQRTPFGRKVYAVGGNERAAALSGVRVDRVKIAVYMISGFCAAVVGLIVSSQLVASHPASGETFELNAIAAAVLGGTSLSGGRGLIGGTIIGAFVIGVLSDGLVMMGVSEFWQMVIKGLVIIAAVVLDQLQRKLAANTRQG; this is encoded by the coding sequence ATGTCCACTGCCCACGCGACTGCAAACACTGGCCCGACCGGCAATCAATCCGCCCTGATGCTGATCCTCAAGCTGCGCACCTTCATCGCCCTGATCGCGGTGACGCTGTTCTTTGCCTTCATGGCCCCCAACTTCGTTTCGGTGGCCAATGCGGTGATCATCTCCAAGCATGTGGCCATCAATGCCATCCTCGCCATAGGCATGACCTATGTCATCCTGACGGGCGGCATCGATCTGTCCGTGGGTTCGATCGTCGGCCTGACCGGCATGGTGGCCGGGGGATTGTTGTTGCATGGCATTCCCTTGCCCATGTTCGGCGTGGTGCTTTATCCCAGCGTGATCGAGGTCATCCTGATTGCCCTGGCGGTGGGCACGGCCATCGGCGCGGTCAACGGCTTTCTCATAACAAAGCTGAGCGTGGCGCCCTTCATTGCGACGCTTGGCACGCTTTACGTGGCGCGCGGCGCGGCCCTGCTGCTGTCCGGTGGTGCGACTTTTTCCAACCTCGTCGGCAAGCCGGAGCTGGAGAACCAGGGCTATCCCATTATCGGCTCGGGAAATCTGCTGGGCATTCCGCTCTCGGTCATCATCCTCGTCATCATGGCGCTGATTGCGGCCTATGTCGCCCAGCGCACGCCCTTCGGTCGCAAGGTCTATGCCGTGGGCGGCAATGAACGCGCCGCAGCGCTGAGTGGCGTGCGGGTCGACCGGGTCAAGATCGCCGTTTACATGATCTCGGGTTTCTGCGCCGCCGTGGTCGGGCTGATCGTCTCCTCCCAGCTCGTGGCCTCCCATCCTGCCAGCGGCGAAACCTTCGAGCTCAACGCCATTGCGGCAGCTGTCCTGGGCGGTACTTCCTTGAGTGGCGGCAGGGGTTTGATTGGCGGCACGATCATCGGCGCCTTCGTTATCGGCGTGCTCAGCGACGGGCTGGTGATGATGGGTGTCAGCGAATTCTGGCAAATGGTGATCAAAGGACTTGTGATTATCGCCGCTGTTGTGCTCGATCAATTGCAGCGCAAGCTTGCCGCCAACACGCGCCAAGGCTAG
- a CDS encoding sugar ABC transporter ATP-binding protein: MSDVVLSALAITKAFPGTVALQDVDFDVHAGSVNVLIGENGAGKSTLMKILAGVERPTLGTITMNGEKVSFSSIRDAASKGIGIVFQELNLCPNMSVTENIFLGRDITKAGFHIDRAAQKARAAELLKRLEHEIDPDAEVSDLMIGQQQIVEIAKALAEDARILIMDEPTSALSASEVEVLFKVIGELKRAGVAIIYISHRLEELIRIGDYFTVLRDGRLAASAPRDQVSIPWIIEKMLGAGEVVAKRPPAAPPGPAILQVNNLSLPRRGTGLAVDDVSVSFRTGEITAIYGLLGAGRTELFESLYGLRAGAKGSVKLDGRELAGHSVSRRMKEGLLLVPEDRQRDGLVQNLSVGGNLGLASLRRFTRFLSISRAAEKPLLAEVIGQLHIKTSSADAPITSLSGGNQQKVVIGKSLLTQPRVLLLDEPSRGIDIGAKAEVFSTMRDLADSGLAVVYTTSDLKETHAVADRILVMAYGRITADLRAEDATDEALVRASTIKLDSAA; encoded by the coding sequence ATGAGCGACGTGGTCCTCAGCGCTCTGGCGATAACCAAGGCATTCCCCGGCACGGTCGCGCTGCAGGATGTCGATTTCGACGTGCATGCGGGATCGGTCAACGTGCTGATCGGCGAGAATGGCGCTGGTAAGTCGACGCTGATGAAAATCCTCGCCGGCGTCGAGCGGCCGACGCTGGGCACGATCACCATGAATGGCGAAAAGGTAAGCTTCTCCTCGATCCGCGATGCCGCCAGCAAGGGTATCGGCATCGTCTTCCAGGAGCTCAATCTCTGCCCCAATATGAGCGTCACCGAGAATATCTTTCTCGGCCGCGACATCACCAAGGCCGGCTTTCATATCGATCGCGCCGCACAGAAGGCGCGCGCCGCCGAGCTGCTCAAGCGCCTCGAGCATGAGATCGACCCTGACGCCGAGGTCAGCGACCTGATGATCGGCCAGCAGCAGATCGTCGAAATCGCCAAGGCCCTGGCCGAAGATGCCCGCATCCTGATCATGGATGAGCCGACTTCGGCGCTGTCGGCATCGGAAGTGGAAGTGCTGTTCAAGGTTATCGGCGAACTCAAGCGCGCCGGCGTCGCCATCATCTATATCTCGCACCGCCTCGAGGAGCTGATCCGCATCGGCGACTATTTCACCGTCTTGCGCGACGGTCGCCTTGCTGCATCGGCGCCACGCGACCAGGTGTCCATTCCCTGGATCATCGAGAAAATGCTGGGCGCGGGCGAGGTTGTGGCCAAGCGTCCGCCTGCCGCGCCACCCGGTCCCGCTATCTTGCAAGTCAACAATCTCAGCCTGCCGCGGCGCGGGACAGGGCTGGCGGTGGATGATGTTTCGGTCTCCTTCCGCACCGGCGAAATCACCGCCATCTACGGCCTGCTGGGGGCAGGGCGCACCGAACTGTTCGAAAGCCTCTATGGCCTGCGCGCTGGCGCCAAGGGCTCGGTGAAGCTGGATGGCCGTGAACTGGCCGGCCACTCCGTCAGCCGCCGCATGAAGGAGGGCCTGTTGCTGGTGCCCGAGGATCGGCAGCGTGACGGCCTGGTACAAAATCTCAGCGTTGGCGGCAATCTGGGCCTCGCCAGTCTCCGCCGCTTCACGCGCTTCCTGTCCATCTCCAGAGCTGCGGAAAAGCCCCTGCTGGCTGAGGTAATCGGTCAGCTGCATATCAAGACCTCCAGCGCCGACGCCCCGATCACCTCGTTGTCGGGCGGCAATCAGCAAAAGGTGGTGATCGGCAAGTCGCTGCTCACCCAGCCGCGCGTGCTGCTGCTCGACGAGCCCAGCCGCGGCATCGATATCGGCGCCAAGGCCGAAGTGTTCTCGACCATGCGCGACCTGGCCGATAGCGGCCTCGCCGTGGTCTATACCACCTCCGATCTCAAAGAGACCCATGCCGTGGCCGACCGCATCCTGGTCATGGCCTATGGCCGGATCACCGCAGATCTGCGCGCCGAAGACGCTACCGACGAGGCGCTGGTGCGCGCTTCCACCATCAAACTCGACTCCGCAGCCTGA
- a CDS encoding DUF2291 domain-containing protein — protein sequence MFNRRVAFLVLAFAAALPLAGCKIVQIADQEAAAPVGFDAADYAQGIWTAQALPHFSSSARPAAEVIPAIISDLTGAGTSFGYRAGEGSPWSFIVSGSGTVVAKNTESRAGTLDVTVEGISDPVVLQIGPVIRGNAVRDALPFVAFKDFTNQIEYANAGKALTALALAGFAGNVEAIAVGDTVNFTGSISVAGASDKLLVTPTTLEKAAP from the coding sequence ATGTTCAACCGGCGCGTGGCCTTTCTGGTCCTGGCCTTTGCTGCTGCCCTACCGCTGGCGGGCTGCAAGATCGTGCAAATTGCCGACCAGGAAGCGGCCGCCCCGGTCGGTTTCGATGCCGCAGACTATGCCCAAGGCATCTGGACCGCGCAGGCCCTGCCGCATTTCTCCTCTTCCGCGCGGCCGGCTGCCGAAGTCATTCCGGCCATCATAAGCGACTTGACGGGGGCGGGGACAAGTTTTGGCTATCGCGCTGGCGAAGGCTCGCCCTGGAGCTTCATCGTTTCGGGCAGCGGGACGGTTGTGGCCAAGAATACCGAGTCGCGGGCCGGAACGCTCGATGTCACGGTCGAGGGTATTTCTGACCCCGTGGTGTTGCAGATCGGGCCGGTGATCCGGGGCAATGCCGTGCGCGACGCCTTGCCCTTCGTGGCCTTCAAGGATTTCACCAACCAGATCGAATATGCCAATGCCGGCAAGGCGCTGACCGCGCTCGCCCTGGCAGGTTTTGCGGGCAATGTCGAAGCCATCGCTGTCGGGGATACGGTGAATTTCACCGGCTCGATCAGCGTCGCGGGAGCATCGGACAAGCTGCTTGTGACCCCCACTACGCTAGAAAAGGCTGCGCCATGA
- a CDS encoding transketolase: MVYEAQQGHPGGDFSATDALATLYFGVMRYDPSKPNDPGRDRFVMSKGHCTGAFYAVLAAAGYFPEDDLKTYMEPLSKLNGHPNRNYLPGVETNTGPLGHGLPVALGIAIAGQMDSKDFRTFVMTGDGELQEGSNWEAALTAGHRKLENLTLIIDRNRLQQGARTEETASLDPLDDKWHAFGWHVEMVDGHDYEQLLNVLSASPKGRGKPLCVIANTFKGKGVSFMHDNVAWHHGVPTKEQYEQAMAELV, from the coding sequence ATGGTCTATGAGGCCCAGCAAGGTCATCCCGGCGGCGACTTCAGTGCCACCGACGCGCTGGCGACTCTCTACTTCGGCGTGATGCGCTATGATCCGAGCAAGCCGAACGATCCGGGTCGTGACCGCTTCGTGATGAGCAAGGGCCATTGCACGGGCGCCTTCTATGCCGTTCTGGCGGCCGCCGGGTATTTTCCCGAAGACGATCTCAAGACCTATATGGAGCCCTTGAGCAAGCTCAACGGCCACCCCAACCGCAACTACCTACCCGGCGTCGAGACCAATACCGGCCCGCTTGGACATGGCCTGCCGGTGGCGCTGGGAATTGCTATTGCTGGCCAGATGGATAGCAAGGACTTCCGCACATTCGTGATGACGGGCGACGGCGAACTTCAGGAAGGCAGCAACTGGGAAGCAGCCCTCACCGCCGGCCATCGCAAGCTGGAAAACCTGACGCTGATCATCGATCGCAATCGCCTGCAGCAGGGTGCGCGGACCGAGGAAACCGCCTCGCTCGACCCGCTCGACGACAAGTGGCACGCTTTCGGCTGGCATGTCGAAATGGTCGACGGCCACGATTATGAACAGCTTTTGAACGTCTTGTCAGCATCGCCCAAGGGTCGCGGCAAGCCGCTCTGCGTCATCGCCAACACCTTCAAGGGCAAGGGCGTCAGCTTCATGCATGACAATGTTGCCTGGCACCACGGCGTGCCCACCAAGGAACAATATGAACAAGCCATGGCGGAACTGGTCTGA
- a CDS encoding transketolase C-terminal domain-containing protein, whose amino-acid sequence MSAAAPNKAGMFDCRDSFAATIEALAEADDRIVTVVSDSVGSSKLGGFRKKWPERMVNVGIAEQTVVAVGAGLANGGKIPFVSAASCFLTARSLEQIKADIAYSNVNVKLIGQSSGVAYGELGPTHHSIEDMAWLRLLTNLTIIVPADPWQTEQAIRAAAAHDGPVYVRVSRMPVPALERSNTSFEIGKAETLVDGTDATIIANGTMVHRAVAAAKTLAAEGVSARVVNLATISPLDEAAILAAAETGAIVTVEEGNIRGGLGGAVAEVVTANDPVPMRIMGFPGFVPTGSAEFLMEHFGLTETGIADAVRQTIARKK is encoded by the coding sequence ATGAGCGCTGCAGCCCCCAATAAAGCCGGCATGTTCGACTGCCGCGACAGCTTCGCCGCCACCATCGAGGCCCTGGCCGAAGCCGATGATCGCATCGTCACCGTAGTCAGCGACAGTGTCGGTTCGTCAAAGCTGGGCGGTTTCCGCAAGAAATGGCCCGAGCGCATGGTCAATGTCGGCATTGCCGAGCAAACCGTTGTCGCCGTCGGCGCGGGGCTCGCCAATGGCGGCAAGATCCCATTCGTTTCCGCCGCGTCCTGCTTCCTGACTGCCCGCTCGCTCGAGCAGATCAAGGCCGACATTGCCTATTCCAATGTCAATGTGAAGCTGATCGGCCAGTCATCGGGCGTTGCCTATGGCGAGCTCGGCCCCACCCACCATTCCATCGAGGACATGGCCTGGCTGCGGCTCCTGACCAATCTCACCATCATCGTCCCCGCCGATCCCTGGCAGACCGAGCAGGCCATCCGCGCTGCGGCAGCCCATGACGGCCCGGTCTATGTCCGCGTCAGCCGCATGCCCGTTCCTGCGCTTGAGCGCAGCAACACCAGCTTTGAGATCGGCAAGGCCGAGACGCTGGTTGACGGCACAGATGCGACCATCATCGCCAATGGCACCATGGTGCATCGCGCTGTCGCCGCTGCAAAAACGCTCGCCGCTGAAGGCGTGTCCGCCCGCGTCGTCAATCTCGCCACCATCAGCCCGCTTGATGAAGCCGCCATTCTGGCGGCCGCTGAAACCGGCGCCATCGTCACGGTGGAAGAAGGCAATATCCGTGGCGGTCTGGGCGGCGCTGTCGCCGAGGTCGTCACGGCCAACGATCCGGTTCCCATGCGGATCATGGGCTTCCCCGGCTTCGTGCCCACCGGTTCGGCCGAATTCCTGATGGAGCATTTCGGCCTCACCGAAACCGGCATTGCCGATGCCGTCCGCCAGACCATTGCGCGCAAGAAATGA
- a CDS encoding FGGY family carbohydrate kinase, with amino-acid sequence MSGHGLVLAIDQGTTNTKALLVGADGRVHQQASVPNVVTYPQSGWAEQSAVELVKGVDQVIAEVVEKAGGADILAVAISNQRESILVWDAATGEPIGPCVIWQCRRSAPKCDALRAAGHAEMIEARTGLALDPLFPAGKIAWLLDNIPSARQRAAKGELRAGTVDSWLLWNFTGGTVHATDHSNASRTQLFNTETLAWDGELCALFDVPMSLLPEVRSSDSHFAQIAAGPLAGTPINAMIGDSHAALFGHGVRAPGTVKATYGTGTSLMTLTGERVLSRNGLSSTIAWSQDGTVAHALEGNISVSGQAAAFMAQLLGLADAAVLSELAQSVPDSNGAAFVPALVGLGAPHWRADARGTITGLALGTTPAHLARAALEAIAFQVADVFAAMEQDMGAPMGELRADGGASRNGFLMQFQADVLGRSVATAAAPEVSALGAAALAFGRLGIAMTPVPAAGRHGPAMDEQSRKHHLARWHRAIDQTLAGGTP; translated from the coding sequence ATGAGCGGACACGGCCTCGTCCTCGCCATTGACCAGGGCACGACTAATACCAAGGCGCTGCTCGTCGGCGCCGATGGGCGTGTGCATCAACAGGCCTCCGTGCCCAATGTGGTGACCTATCCGCAGTCCGGCTGGGCCGAGCAATCGGCCGTGGAACTGGTCAAAGGCGTCGATCAGGTCATTGCCGAAGTGGTCGAAAAGGCCGGCGGCGCGGACATCCTTGCTGTCGCCATTTCCAACCAGCGAGAGTCGATCCTCGTCTGGGACGCCGCAACAGGCGAGCCGATCGGTCCCTGCGTCATCTGGCAATGCCGCCGCTCGGCGCCCAAATGCGATGCCCTGCGCGCAGCCGGTCATGCCGAAATGATCGAAGCCCGGACCGGCCTGGCGCTTGACCCGCTCTTCCCAGCCGGCAAGATCGCCTGGCTGCTCGACAATATCCCGAGTGCCCGCCAACGTGCCGCAAAAGGCGAACTGCGTGCCGGCACGGTCGATAGCTGGCTGTTGTGGAATTTCACCGGCGGCACGGTCCACGCGACAGATCATTCCAACGCTTCGCGCACGCAGTTGTTCAACACCGAGACCCTGGCTTGGGACGGGGAGCTTTGCGCGCTGTTTGACGTGCCGATGTCGCTGCTGCCTGAAGTGCGCTCGTCGGATAGCCACTTTGCCCAGATTGCTGCCGGACCGCTTGCCGGCACGCCGATCAATGCGATGATCGGCGATTCCCATGCTGCTCTCTTCGGCCACGGTGTGCGCGCGCCCGGCACGGTCAAGGCCACCTATGGCACCGGCACCTCGTTGATGACCCTAACTGGCGAGCGCGTGTTGTCGCGCAACGGCCTGTCGAGCACGATTGCCTGGAGCCAGGATGGCACGGTCGCCCATGCGCTCGAGGGCAATATCTCGGTTTCCGGCCAGGCTGCCGCCTTCATGGCGCAATTGCTTGGCCTCGCCGATGCTGCGGTCCTGTCCGAGCTTGCTCAAAGCGTGCCGGACAGCAATGGCGCCGCCTTCGTTCCAGCGCTAGTTGGCCTTGGCGCGCCCCATTGGCGGGCCGATGCGCGCGGCACGATCACCGGCCTTGCCCTCGGCACCACGCCAGCCCATCTCGCCCGCGCTGCGCTCGAAGCCATAGCCTTTCAGGTTGCCGACGTCTTTGCCGCGATGGAACAGGACATGGGTGCACCCATGGGCGAACTACGCGCCGACGGCGGCGCCTCGCGCAATGGCTTCCTGATGCAATTTCAAGCCGACGTCCTCGGTCGCTCGGTGGCCACGGCCGCGGCGCCGGAAGTCAGCGCATTGGGCGCCGCTGCCCTCGCCTTTGGCCGCCTTGGCATCGCCATGACGCCCGTTCCGGCCGCTGGCCGCCACGGGCCGGCGATGGACGAGCAAAGCCGCAAACATCACCTGGCGCGCTGGCACCGTGCCATCGACCAGACACTAGCAGGAGGAACCCCATGA
- a CDS encoding TIM barrel protein: protein MSNQRYGAGIWHFATYLDRYATDGYGTPRNIIEAIDLAGKVKDLSVVDLNWPYFGGEYSNDQIKTALDRNNLGVIGITPEIYTRDFVKGAFTNPDAGIRRKAHELVTAACDVVRFHKADYVKLWPGQDGWDYPFQVDYSTQWQRSLDGVGQLASENPDLKFVIEYKPREPRVRMSFGSVARTILGIEKIGLPNIGILLDFGHAIMGGESAADSAQLAIDYGRLFGMDVNDNYRSWDDDLVAGSLHPIELFEFFYVLKKNNWEGVWQLDQFPFREDSVATANHAIDFLKAAGRGLDKLDMDALKEAQSRHDAIGALKIAQQALFTSF from the coding sequence ATGAGCAACCAGCGTTACGGCGCCGGCATCTGGCACTTTGCCACCTATCTCGACCGCTATGCCACCGACGGCTATGGCACGCCGCGCAACATCATCGAAGCAATCGATCTGGCCGGCAAGGTCAAGGACCTCTCGGTCGTTGACCTCAACTGGCCCTATTTCGGCGGCGAATATTCCAACGACCAGATCAAGACGGCGCTCGACCGCAACAATCTGGGCGTCATCGGCATCACGCCGGAAATCTATACCCGCGACTTCGTCAAGGGCGCCTTCACCAATCCCGACGCCGGCATTCGCCGCAAGGCCCATGAACTGGTCACAGCCGCCTGCGATGTCGTCCGCTTCCACAAGGCGGATTACGTCAAGCTCTGGCCCGGCCAGGACGGCTGGGACTACCCCTTCCAGGTCGATTACTCGACCCAGTGGCAGCGTTCGCTCGATGGCGTCGGCCAGCTGGCCAGCGAGAACCCCGACCTCAAGTTCGTCATCGAATACAAGCCGCGCGAACCACGCGTCCGCATGAGCTTCGGCTCGGTCGCCCGCACCATTCTGGGTATCGAGAAGATCGGTCTGCCCAATATCGGCATCCTGCTCGACTTCGGCCACGCCATCATGGGCGGCGAATCCGCCGCGGACAGCGCCCAGCTCGCCATCGACTATGGTCGCCTGTTTGGCATGGACGTCAACGACAACTACCGGTCCTGGGACGACGATCTGGTGGCCGGCAGCCTGCATCCGATCGAACTGTTCGAATTCTTCTACGTGCTCAAGAAGAACAATTGGGAAGGCGTCTGGCAGCTCGACCAGTTCCCCTTCCGCGAGGACAGCGTCGCAACCGCCAACCACGCCATCGACTTCCTCAAGGCCGCCGGTCGCGGCCTCGACAAGCTCGACATGGATGCGCTCAAGGAAGCCCAGAGCCGCCACGACGCCATCGGCGCCCTCAAGATCGCCCAACAGGCGCTGTTCACCTCGTTCTGA
- a CDS encoding ABC transporter substrate-binding protein: MIGHFSTRPMRALRAAFAVAALVLTATSVVQAQDARTIAHELGETTITGTPVRIVALEFSFVQALDSLGVVPVGITDDNQPDRIEQNLGKTIEYSSVGTRLEPNLELISALQPDLIIADERRHGAIYEQLSAIAPTIVLNSWDGSYDDIKNAVVTIAEAIGDKAQGEQVVADHSARMAEIASKIPADNAKAFMLAVATADNWSLHTSDSFSGSIFAAIGVQAAIKADEPVESGVGLERLVAVNPGVLLVATDPGGTIFNQVQDNSAWKSIAAVKDNLVFEVNRNQYARFRDLRTAELIANDVLTKVFNVE; this comes from the coding sequence ATGATTGGTCACTTTTCCACTCGCCCCATGCGAGCCTTGCGCGCCGCCTTCGCGGTCGCCGCCCTTGTCCTCACCGCTACGTCCGTCGTGCAGGCGCAAGATGCCCGTACCATCGCCCATGAACTGGGCGAGACCACCATCACCGGCACGCCGGTGCGGATCGTCGCGCTTGAATTCTCCTTCGTGCAAGCACTGGACTCGCTGGGCGTGGTTCCCGTCGGTATTACCGATGACAATCAGCCCGACCGCATCGAGCAGAACCTGGGCAAGACCATCGAATACAGCTCTGTCGGAACCCGCCTCGAGCCCAATCTCGAACTGATCAGCGCACTGCAGCCGGACCTGATCATTGCCGATGAGCGCCGTCACGGCGCCATCTACGAACAGTTGAGCGCCATCGCGCCGACCATCGTCCTCAACAGCTGGGACGGTAGTTATGACGACATCAAGAACGCCGTGGTGACCATCGCCGAAGCGATCGGTGACAAGGCACAGGGCGAGCAGGTCGTGGCTGATCACTCGGCCCGCATGGCCGAGATCGCTTCCAAAATCCCGGCCGACAATGCCAAAGCCTTCATGCTGGCCGTTGCCACGGCCGACAACTGGTCGCTCCACACCTCGGATTCTTTCAGCGGCTCGATCTTTGCCGCCATCGGCGTCCAGGCCGCGATCAAGGCCGATGAACCCGTCGAAAGCGGTGTCGGTCTCGAGCGCCTCGTCGCCGTCAATCCGGGCGTCCTGCTGGTCGCCACCGATCCAGGCGGCACGATCTTCAACCAGGTGCAGGACAATTCGGCCTGGAAGTCGATTGCCGCGGTGAAGGACAATCTGGTTTTCGAAGTCAACCGCAACCAATATGCCCGCTTCCGCGACCTGCGCACGGCCGAACTGATTGCCAATGACGTGCTGACCAAGGTCTTCAATGTCGAATAA
- a CDS encoding iron ABC transporter permease, which yields MSNKDQGAALAVGPQPSTSGWSAHLRLHPLWLATMLLALLAVAALGNLMVGAAGLGIGQSLRALVLPDASVDTALIWDVRLPRILLAILVGANLAVAGVLIQTLTRNPLASPQTFGINGGAALAIVIAVIAFPGLSGGSTVLPAFIGAAAVGMLMWVLSLSNAITPLKLALAGIALQLVLAAMVQAVLIANNASADIVYWLAGSVTTAQWSKVWTVLPFSIAGIVVTIAGGHHFGLLALDASTGQSLGQNARRTGGLASVLIVVLAGSSVAVAGPIGFVGLMVPHIVRSLAGEDQRTVLALSALAGPLLLVSADLAGKLLAYPAELPVGIVTAILGAPAFLFITWRNRNQ from the coding sequence ATGTCGAATAAGGACCAGGGGGCCGCGCTTGCCGTTGGTCCCCAGCCGTCCACATCGGGTTGGAGCGCGCACCTGCGCCTTCATCCCCTCTGGCTCGCTACAATGCTGCTGGCGCTGCTCGCAGTGGCGGCATTGGGCAATCTCATGGTCGGCGCCGCAGGTCTTGGCATCGGCCAGTCGCTGCGCGCGCTTGTGCTGCCCGATGCCTCCGTCGACACCGCGCTGATCTGGGATGTGCGCCTGCCACGCATCCTCCTCGCCATCCTGGTTGGGGCCAATCTGGCCGTGGCCGGCGTGTTGATCCAGACCCTCACGCGCAATCCGCTCGCTTCGCCGCAGACCTTTGGCATCAACGGCGGTGCAGCCCTCGCCATTGTGATTGCCGTCATTGCTTTTCCCGGGCTCTCGGGCGGCTCCACAGTCCTGCCGGCGTTCATCGGTGCAGCGGCCGTGGGTATGCTCATGTGGGTGCTATCGCTCTCCAATGCGATCACCCCGCTAAAATTGGCCCTGGCCGGTATCGCCCTGCAGCTGGTGCTGGCCGCCATGGTGCAGGCTGTGCTGATCGCCAACAACGCCTCGGCTGATATCGTCTATTGGCTGGCTGGCTCGGTCACTACGGCACAGTGGAGCAAGGTCTGGACCGTCTTGCCCTTCAGCATTGCCGGCATTGTCGTCACGATCGCCGGCGGCCACCATTTCGGCCTGCTCGCACTCGATGCCAGTACCGGCCAGTCGCTGGGGCAGAATGCCCGCCGCACCGGCGGCCTTGCCTCTGTGTTGATCGTCGTCCTCGCCGGCTCCTCTGTGGCGGTTGCCGGACCGATCGGCTTTGTCGGCCTCATGGTGCCCCATATCGTTCGCAGCCTCGCGGGCGAGGATCAGCGCACCGTGCTGGCCCTCAGCGCCCTGGCCGGTCCGCTCCTGCTCGTCTCGGCCGATCTGGCCGGCAAACTTCTAGCCTATCCCGCAGAACTGCCCGTCGGCATCGTCACCGCCATCCTGGGCGCACCGGCCTTCTTGTTCATCACTTGGAGGAATCGCAACCAATGA
- a CDS encoding iron ABC transporter permease produces the protein MSLADPAMSRPWRTTLVCIALGMLLMVLALGSMALGAVPLPLDRVVAGLFGGPDAFIIGQYRLPRVVVAMLSGAALALAGLFLQVALRNPIASPDVVGITKGAGLGAMLALIFAPPAWIVLAVPGGVIGGATVVALMLLAIGRGLGGGVTTLALVGVSLGALAQAAMQFLMVRYPRGIDQSMVWLAGSVYGSTGADIISLSIWLLACLPAVVILAMVLDICAFGDDTLKSLGISPNLVRAGLVLTAVALTAGAVASVGSIGFLGLLAPHVARLMVGPRARHLVPATALTGALALLLADLIGRLVALPNEIPAGIVASVIGGPYLFFLLLWEARRRG, from the coding sequence ATGAGCTTGGCCGATCCCGCCATGTCCCGCCCATGGCGTACGACGCTGGTTTGCATCGCCTTGGGCATGCTGCTGATGGTTCTGGCCCTGGGCAGCATGGCCCTTGGCGCAGTGCCGCTGCCGCTTGATCGCGTGGTGGCGGGCCTCTTTGGCGGGCCGGATGCCTTCATCATCGGCCAGTATCGCCTGCCGCGCGTGGTCGTCGCCATGCTCTCGGGTGCGGCCCTGGCTCTGGCAGGCCTTTTTCTCCAGGTTGCATTGCGCAATCCTATCGCCTCGCCAGACGTAGTCGGTATCACCAAGGGCGCCGGCCTCGGCGCCATGCTGGCGCTGATATTTGCGCCGCCTGCCTGGATCGTGCTCGCCGTGCCGGGCGGAGTCATCGGCGGCGCCACTGTCGTCGCGCTTATGTTGCTTGCTATCGGCCGCGGTCTGGGCGGCGGGGTCACCACACTGGCCCTGGTCGGCGTCTCGCTGGGTGCCCTGGCCCAGGCCGCCATGCAATTCCTCATGGTGCGCTATCCGCGCGGCATCGACCAGAGCATGGTCTGGCTGGCCGGCAGCGTCTATGGCAGCACCGGCGCCGATATCATCTCGCTTTCAATCTGGCTGCTGGCCTGCCTGCCGGCCGTGGTCATCCTGGCCATGGTGCTCGATATTTGCGCCTTCGGTGACGACACGCTCAAGAGCCTTGGCATCTCGCCCAATCTGGTGCGCGCCGGTCTCGTGCTAACGGCTGTGGCCCTCACGGCCGGCGCCGTGGCCAGCGTCGGTAGCATCGGCTTTTTGGGCCTCCTGGCGCCGCATGTAGCGCGGTTGATGGTCGGCCCGCGGGCTCGCCACCTCGTACCGGCAACCGCATTGACCGGTGCTTTGGCTTTGCTCCTGGCCGATCTGATCGGCCGTCTGGTCGCCCTGCCCAATGAAATTCCGGCCGGCATTGTCGCTTCCGTCATCGGCGGGCCCTACCTCTTCTTCCTCTTGCTTTGGGAGGCCCGTCGTCGTGGCTGA